Proteins encoded in a region of the Anopheles aquasalis chromosome 2, idAnoAquaMG_Q_19, whole genome shotgun sequence genome:
- the LOC126581710 gene encoding ethanolamine-phosphate cytidylyltransferase isoform X3, which yields MENKNENGQQQPIGEGKEVRVWCDGCYDMVHFGHANSLRQAKALGHKLIVGIHNDADITRNKGPPVFTQEERYKMVRGIKWVDEVVEDAPYVTTLETLDKYDCDFCVHGDDITLTADGVDTYHLVKKALRYKEVSRTAGVSTTDLVGRMLLLTKNHFKQGSSQLGQDHTARSPWTGCSQFLPTTQKIIQFSDGKPPKPTDRIVYVAGAFDLFHVGHLDFLEKARSYGDYLIVGLHTDPVVNQYKGGNYPIMNLHERVLSVLACKYVNEVVIGAPYSVTADLMEHFNVGLVCHGQTHIALDVGNIDPYAIPKQMGKFMLIDSGNTITTEDIVDRIIRHRLEFETRNQKKEKKEIEVYEAMQKVKLAQKSG from the exons CTACGATATGGTGCATTTCGGACACGCCAACTCCCTGCGACAGGCGAAGGCACTCGGACACAAGCTGATCGTAGGAATTCACAACGATGCCGACATCACGAGAAACAAAGGACCACCGGTGTTCACGCAAGAGGAACG ATATAAAATGGTGCGAGGTATCAAATGGGTTGACGAGGTTGTCGAAGATGCCCCGTACGTTACGACACTCGAAACACTGGACAAATATGACTGTGATTTTTGCGTACATGGTG ATGACATCACGCTAACCGCGGATGGTGTGGATACATATCATCTAGTGAAGAAGGCTTTGCGGTACAA GGAAGTGTCGAGAACGGCTGGAGTCTCCACAACGGATCTGGTCGGACGGATGTTGCTCCTTactaaaaatcattttaaacaaG GATCTTCACAACTTGGTCAAGACCATACGGCACGCAGCCCCTGGACCGGTTGCTCGCAGTTCCTGCCCACCACGCAAAAGATCATCCAGTTCAGTGACGGCAAGCCACCGAAGCCGACGGATCGCATCGTTTACGTGGCCGGTGCGTTCGATCTGTTCCACGTTGGCCATCTGGACTTCCTGGAGAAGGCTCGTAGTTACGGAGATTATCTGATCGTTGGGCTGCACACCGATCCCGTTGTCAATCAGTACAAGGGTGGCAACTACCCGATTATGAACCTACATGAGCGCGTGCTAAGTGTGCTGGCATGCAAATACGTTAATGAGGTAGTCATCGGTGCACCGTACTCGGTGACGGCCGACTTAATGGAACACTTTAATGTCGGGCTGGTGTGCCATGGGCAGACGCATATTGCGCTAGACGTAGGCAACATCGATCCGTACGCCATACCCAAGCAGATGGGGAAGTTTATGCTGATCGACTCAG GAAACACCATCACGACCGAGGACATCGTCGATCGTATCATTCGCCATAGATTGGAGTTTGAGACTCGCaaccagaagaaggagaaaaaagagatAGAGGTGTACGAAGCGATGCAAAAGGTGAAACTTGCGCAAAAGTCTGGTTGA
- the LOC126581710 gene encoding ethanolamine-phosphate cytidylyltransferase isoform X2: MENKNENGQQQPIGEGKEVRVWCDGCYDMVHFGHANSLRQAKALGHKLIVGIHNDADITRNKGPPVFTQEERYKMVRGIKWVDEVVEDAPYVTTLETLDKYDCDFCVHGDDITLTADGVDTYHLVKKALRYKEVSRTAGVSTTDLVGRMLLLTKNHFKQGEQEYEVEKDGSSQLGQDHTARSPWTGCSQFLPTTQKIIQFSDGKPPKPTDRIVYVAGAFDLFHVGHLDFLEKARSYGDYLIVGLHTDPVVNQYKGGNYPIMNLHERVLSVLACKYVNEVVIGAPYSVTADLMEHFNVGLVCHGQTHIALDVGNIDPYAIPKQMGKFMLIDSGNTITTEDIVDRIIRHRLEFETRNQKKEKKEIEVYEAMQKVKLAQKSG; the protein is encoded by the exons CTACGATATGGTGCATTTCGGACACGCCAACTCCCTGCGACAGGCGAAGGCACTCGGACACAAGCTGATCGTAGGAATTCACAACGATGCCGACATCACGAGAAACAAAGGACCACCGGTGTTCACGCAAGAGGAACG ATATAAAATGGTGCGAGGTATCAAATGGGTTGACGAGGTTGTCGAAGATGCCCCGTACGTTACGACACTCGAAACACTGGACAAATATGACTGTGATTTTTGCGTACATGGTG ATGACATCACGCTAACCGCGGATGGTGTGGATACATATCATCTAGTGAAGAAGGCTTTGCGGTACAA GGAAGTGTCGAGAACGGCTGGAGTCTCCACAACGGATCTGGTCGGACGGATGTTGCTCCTTactaaaaatcattttaaacaaGGTGAACAGGAGTATGAGGTTGAGAAAGATG GATCTTCACAACTTGGTCAAGACCATACGGCACGCAGCCCCTGGACCGGTTGCTCGCAGTTCCTGCCCACCACGCAAAAGATCATCCAGTTCAGTGACGGCAAGCCACCGAAGCCGACGGATCGCATCGTTTACGTGGCCGGTGCGTTCGATCTGTTCCACGTTGGCCATCTGGACTTCCTGGAGAAGGCTCGTAGTTACGGAGATTATCTGATCGTTGGGCTGCACACCGATCCCGTTGTCAATCAGTACAAGGGTGGCAACTACCCGATTATGAACCTACATGAGCGCGTGCTAAGTGTGCTGGCATGCAAATACGTTAATGAGGTAGTCATCGGTGCACCGTACTCGGTGACGGCCGACTTAATGGAACACTTTAATGTCGGGCTGGTGTGCCATGGGCAGACGCATATTGCGCTAGACGTAGGCAACATCGATCCGTACGCCATACCCAAGCAGATGGGGAAGTTTATGCTGATCGACTCAG GAAACACCATCACGACCGAGGACATCGTCGATCGTATCATTCGCCATAGATTGGAGTTTGAGACTCGCaaccagaagaaggagaaaaaagagatAGAGGTGTACGAAGCGATGCAAAAGGTGAAACTTGCGCAAAAGTCTGGTTGA
- the LOC126581710 gene encoding ethanolamine-phosphate cytidylyltransferase isoform X1 → MENKNENGQQQPIGEGKEVRVWCDGCYDMVHFGHANSLRQAKALGHKLIVGIHNDADITRNKGPPVFTQEERYKMVRGIKWVDEVVEDAPYVTTLETLDKYDCDFCVHGDDITLTADGVDTYHLVKKALRYKEVSRTAGVSTTDLVGRMLLLTKNHFKQGEQEYEVEKDDALPCYTNGIPLHKPLLIQIPSHAPACRYSRSSQLGQDHTARSPWTGCSQFLPTTQKIIQFSDGKPPKPTDRIVYVAGAFDLFHVGHLDFLEKARSYGDYLIVGLHTDPVVNQYKGGNYPIMNLHERVLSVLACKYVNEVVIGAPYSVTADLMEHFNVGLVCHGQTHIALDVGNIDPYAIPKQMGKFMLIDSGNTITTEDIVDRIIRHRLEFETRNQKKEKKEIEVYEAMQKVKLAQKSG, encoded by the exons CTACGATATGGTGCATTTCGGACACGCCAACTCCCTGCGACAGGCGAAGGCACTCGGACACAAGCTGATCGTAGGAATTCACAACGATGCCGACATCACGAGAAACAAAGGACCACCGGTGTTCACGCAAGAGGAACG ATATAAAATGGTGCGAGGTATCAAATGGGTTGACGAGGTTGTCGAAGATGCCCCGTACGTTACGACACTCGAAACACTGGACAAATATGACTGTGATTTTTGCGTACATGGTG ATGACATCACGCTAACCGCGGATGGTGTGGATACATATCATCTAGTGAAGAAGGCTTTGCGGTACAA GGAAGTGTCGAGAACGGCTGGAGTCTCCACAACGGATCTGGTCGGACGGATGTTGCTCCTTactaaaaatcattttaaacaaGGTGAACAGGAGTATGAGGTTGAGAAAGATG ATGCTCTGCCGTGCTACACTAACGGTATACCACTCCACAAACCTTTGCTTATTCAAATACCCTCGCATGCGCCTGCCTGCCGTTATTCAC GATCTTCACAACTTGGTCAAGACCATACGGCACGCAGCCCCTGGACCGGTTGCTCGCAGTTCCTGCCCACCACGCAAAAGATCATCCAGTTCAGTGACGGCAAGCCACCGAAGCCGACGGATCGCATCGTTTACGTGGCCGGTGCGTTCGATCTGTTCCACGTTGGCCATCTGGACTTCCTGGAGAAGGCTCGTAGTTACGGAGATTATCTGATCGTTGGGCTGCACACCGATCCCGTTGTCAATCAGTACAAGGGTGGCAACTACCCGATTATGAACCTACATGAGCGCGTGCTAAGTGTGCTGGCATGCAAATACGTTAATGAGGTAGTCATCGGTGCACCGTACTCGGTGACGGCCGACTTAATGGAACACTTTAATGTCGGGCTGGTGTGCCATGGGCAGACGCATATTGCGCTAGACGTAGGCAACATCGATCCGTACGCCATACCCAAGCAGATGGGGAAGTTTATGCTGATCGACTCAG GAAACACCATCACGACCGAGGACATCGTCGATCGTATCATTCGCCATAGATTGGAGTTTGAGACTCGCaaccagaagaaggagaaaaaagagatAGAGGTGTACGAAGCGATGCAAAAGGTGAAACTTGCGCAAAAGTCTGGTTGA
- the LOC126581709 gene encoding venom protease, translating to MKPFSRPFECGAMLLSVGALLFTWCIDAHSIVESESSASASSNVVRSAGLVNPIPSSSSSSAETIGGGGGTTRAVQREAKALYRVSCPGLSDCVPLADCPELLLEVSRQCYRGDFTLSCGVNEFEPHVCCPRQPSFNDAVRPASQTVSGCGKSIVQGDFYSGLGAYPFVARIGFKNTKTGTFIFPCSGSIISRQIVLTSAHCALAKADSHRLSSVRIGDYDTRTDPDCGSTGFCAPVAINHAVSQIIVHPDYIEGQYHHDIALLVLRSPINFTVAAQPICLHARKQDLTVGRRVQIIGWGKLSTSGTKSPELQSLEVPLTSWDKCVRAYASTGALQSPQSIDGEWMCAGGEGRDACHGFGGAPLIVRDQSRYAQIGIMSFGAETCGALNMPSVYTSIAHYATWIEANSPKAFV from the exons ATGAAGCCGTTCAGTAGGCCGTTTGAATGTGGCGCCATGCTGCTGTCGGTTGGTGCCCTACTGTTCACGTGGTGTATCGATG CACACTCGATAGTGGAAAGTGAAAGCTCGGCCAGTGCCTCGTCGAATGTCGTCCGATCGGCTGGTCTAGTCAACCCgataccgtcgtcgtcatcgtcttctgcCGAAaccatcggtggcggcggcggcacaaCGCGCGCAGTTCAACGAGAAGCCAAAGCACTGTACCGCGTCAGCTGTCCCGGGTTAAGCGATTGCGTTCCGCTGGCCGACTGtcccgagctgctgctggaagtgtCCCGCCAGTGCTACCGCGGTGACTTTACGCTATCGTGCGGTGTCAATGAGTTCGAACCGCATGTCTGTTGTCCACGCCAGCCATCGTTCAATGATGCGGTCCGCCCGGCCAGCCAAACCGTGTCCGGCTGTGGCAAGAGCATCGTCCAGGGTGACTTCTATAGTGGCCTCGGAGCGTACCCGTTCGTGGCTCGCATCGGCTTCAAAA ACACCAAAACGGGCACGTTCATCTTCCCCTGTTCCGGTTCCATCATTTCCCGTCAGATCGTCCTTACGTCGGCCCACTGTGCCCTGGCCAAGGCGGATAGCCATCGATT ATCATCCGTTCGCATCGGGGATTACGATACGCGCACCGATCCGGACTGCGGAAGTACGGGTTTCTGTGCGCCGGTTGCGATCAACCACGCCGTCAGCCAGATCATCGTCCATCCGGACTACATCGAGGGTCAGTATCATCACGACattgcgctgctggtgctccgttCGCCCATCAATTTTACCG TGGCCGCCCAGCCCATCTGcctgcacgcacgcaagcaagACCTGACCGTGGGCCGCCGTGTGCAGATCATCGGTTGGGGTAAGCTGTCGACGAGTGGCACCAAGTCACCGGAACTGCAGAGCCTCGAGGTACCGCTGACATCGTGGGACAAGTGTGTCCGGGCGTATGCCTCAACCGGTGCCCTACAGTCACCTCAGTCGATCGATGGCGAGTGGATGTGTGCCGGCGGTGAGGGACGTGATGCTTGTCACGGATTCGGCGGTGCACCGTTGATCGTACGCGATCAAAGCCGTTACGCCCAGATCGGTATCATGTCGTTTGGGGCGGAAACGTGCGGTGCACTTAACATGCCAAGTGTCTACACCTCGATCGCACACTACGCCACCTGGATCGAGGCGAACTCGCCCAAGGCATTTGTCTGA
- the LOC126581721 gene encoding insulin-like peptide receptor: MVLSTVRKVRPVRSRARAILGSMERSTCCSLTVLLFGMCCCMQLLVDGVNVSISNQTIQPVNGGSVLSVTEKLPAGRNVSDPEENDNCTDVDIRNDLHRLRQIENCTVINGFFHMVLIERVPSEEFDRYVFTKLREVTGHMLFFRVINLVSLRKMFPNLMIIRGQQLLGPYALVFYYMTNMIEIGLKNLYSIQRGAVFSLHCPLLCHLDTINWTAIANGTKMMNSFETPKTVCNKAEVCRGCEQPFCWGSQNCQKFYKGHNFNGRIKCHAECLGGCVGNKSSECLVCRGWKEGDQCVSECSAERLQFRLTNRCITVDSCLRRGGLLHGQECVLQCPAGYSPTNVDEEVADFSLRRCFPCEPSCPKVCPGAVIMYLSDADRLHGCTIVNGTLHIRMSEDHPNLEGELQSRLGAIEDIMGILKVFRSNYIASLDFLTNLKIIHGLYTTDNSNFSLMVYENSNLQRLWNFEKKHSLQLVSRGVYFRNNPMLCTHQIQLLLGLTNHNTKNDTIVWASNGYQQACTVKSFTAKAAVQSARNVTIVWYNNEQANRTTGGNSSQADNHGRHQLLGYLIFYMRLNQNRSSAYEGSDVCSRYGWRSRFVALDKAIVRGTHYMYNLTRLKPYTRYAFYVRTYYNESLNSTAEEVGLSDVREFTTKKDRPTSPLHLHTKRKTNHTVTLGWKLLATERDMVTRYHIDVFIQPDEADRLDQRNYCHDPFEYGGGGGTMDGGTTTEPLIVTLCSEEYCCEVEDLDGDDEDDGIDDEEDEEDDNEEDGEQRGQMYEGSGQGDDGPQVDETGRNWGRRRKRFIGDWWTGSASMESSDRGFEMMMLRFQRGEDEETVHRHDNEFGAARWIRDTGAKQSDNTFVNRIYSYGFESATNEFTVTKLQPYRHYVFQLFACAVDEEKVKCSSYSLHSERTLPSPLYDQLELRVGPARGVTAAIVRGSALVLHFAEPKMANGLTLAYYVELRSTNDTIGINRTECITRSEHALQKGRYTFTNVPPGEYLVRAQAVSLAGAGPPTEWLFVLVLPSSGDEDSGGHIPPSDTKVHSLRDGLIAFGVLLVLALITAAGYCWWSRKMGVCRFGGSDDKVPLAENDANEQNAPADDGFVNCSLK; encoded by the exons ATGGTTCTTAGTACCGTCCGGAAGGTGAGACCGGTGCGATCTCGTGCTCGCGCGATCCTCGGCAGTATGGAACGTTCCACCTGTTGTAGCTTGACCGTGCTTCTGTTTggcatgtgctgctgcatgcagCTGCTAGTGGACGGTGTCAACGTTAGCATTTCGAACCAAACGATCCAACCGGTGAACGGCGGGAGTGTGTTATCGGTGACAGAGAAGCTCCCGGCCGGGAGGAACGTGTCCGATCCGGAGGAGAATGATAACTGTACGGATGTCGACATCCGGAACGATCTGCACCGGTTGCGACAGATTGAGAACTGTACCGTGATCAACGGGTTCTTTCACATGGTGCTGATCGAACGTGTACCCAGTGAGGAGTTTGATCGATATGTCTTCACGAAGCTGAG AGAGGTCACGGGTCATATGCTATTCTTTCGCGTCATCAATCTCGTCTCGCTGCGCAAGATGTTTCCAAATCTGATGATCATCCGCGGCCAGCAACTACTCGGACCGTACGCACTGGTGTTCTACTACATGACCAACATGATCGAG ATTGGGCTGAAGAATCTGTACTCGATCCAGCGTGGTGCCGTCTTCTCGCTGCACTGTCCACTGCTGTGCCATCTGGATACG ATCAATTGGACCGCCATAGCCAACGGTACGAAGATGATGAACTCCTTCGAAACACCGAAGACGGTGTGCAACAAGGCGGAGGTGTGCCGTGGCTGTGAGCAACCGTTCTGCTGGGGAAGCCAAAATTGTCAAAAGTTTTACAAAGGCCATAACTTCAATG GACGGATCAAGTGCCATGCCGAATGTTTGGGCGGTTGCGTTGGAAACAAGTCTTCCGAGTGTCTCGTGTGCCGTGGCTGGAAGGAGGGAGATCAATGTGTATCCGAGTGTTCCGCGGAACG CTTACAGTTTCGGCTCACGAATCGTTGCATCACGGTCGACAGTTGCCTGCGTCGTGGTGGGTTGCTGCATGGCCAAGAGTGTGTGCTCCAGTGCCCGGCCGGTTACAGTCCGACGAATGTGGATGAGGAGGTGGCCGATTTTTCCTTACGCCGCTGTTTCCCGTGCGAACCGAGCTGCCCAAAAGTGTGCCCCGGTGCGGTGATCATGTACCTGTCGGACGCGGACCGGCTGCACGGTTGCACCATCGTCAACGGTACGCTGCATATTCGAATGAGCGAAGATCACCCGAACCTGGAGGGTGAACTACAGTCCCGGCTCGGTGCGATCGAGGACATTATGGGAATTCTGAAGGTGTTCCGCTCGAATTATATTGCCTCGCTGGACTTTCTCACCAACCTGAAGATCATCCACGGGCTCTACACGACGGACAATTCCAACTTTTCGCTGATGGTGTATGAGAATAGCAACCTGCAGCGACTGTGGAACTTTGAGAAGAAACACTCGCTCCAACTAGTGTCCCGGGGCGTGTACTTCCGTAACAATCCGATGCTCTGCACTCACCAGATCCAGCTGCTGTTGGGGTTGACGAACCACAACACCAAGAACGACACGATCGTGTGGGCCTCGAACGGATATCAGCAGGCGTGCACCGTAAAGTCCTTTACGGCCAAAGCTGCGGTACAGTCGGCACGCAATGTGACGATCGTGTGGTACAACAACGAACAGGCTAACCGCACAACGGGTGGTAACAGTAGCCAGGCGGATAATCACGGTCGGCATCAGTTACTCGGCTATCTCATCTTCTACATGCGCCTAAACCAGAACCGATCCTCCGCGTACGAAGGGAGCGATGTTTGTTCTAGGTACGGCTGGCGATCACGCTTCGTGGCACTCGACAAGGCGATCGTTCGCGGTACTCACTACATGTACAATCTGACCCGCCTGAAACCGTACACCCGGTACGCGTTCTACGTGCGCACGTACTACAACGAGTCACTCAACAGTACGGCCGAAGAGGTGGGCCTGTCGGATGTGCGCGAGTTTACGACGAAAAAGGATAGACCCACGTCCCCGTTGCATCTGCACACGAAGCGCAAAACCAATCACACGGTAACGCTCGGCTGGAAGCTGCTCGCCACGGAGCGGGACATGGTAACGCGGTATCATATCGATGTGTTCATACAACCGGATGAAGCGGATCGGCTCGATCAGCGTAATTACTGTCACGATCCGTTCGAgtacggcggcggtggtggaacgATGGATGGTGGCACGACGACGGAACCGTTGATTGTGACGCTCTGCAGTGAGGAGTACTGCTGTGAGGTGGAGGAtctcgatggtgatgatgaggacgatggcattgacgacgaggaggatgaggaggacgatAACGAGGAAGATGGAGAGCAGCGGGGGCAGATGTACGAAGGGTCCGGCCAGGGTGACGATGGCCCGCAAGTAGATGAAACTGGCCGTAACTGGGGCCGTCGTAGGAAGCGTTTTATCGGTGATTGGTGGACTGGCTCGGCTAGTATGGAATCGTCTGATCGTGGgttcgagatgatgatgcttcgttTCCAGCGTGGTGAGGATGAAGAAACCGTGCATCGGCATGATAACGAATTTGGGGCAGCCCGGTGGATCCGGGATACGGGCGCAAAGCAGTCGGATAACACGTTCGTCAATCGCATCTACAGCTACGGGTTCGAAAGTGCGACGAATGAGTTTACCGTGACGAAGCTGCAACCGTATCGCCATTACGTGTTTCAGCTGTTTGCCTGCGCGGTCGACGAGGAAAAGGTAAAGTGTAGCTCGTACAGTCTGCACTCGGAGCGCACACTACCGTCACCGCTTTACGATCAGCTGGAGCTGCGAGTGGGACCAGCTCGCGGTGTTACCGCGGCCATTGTCCGTGGTAGTGCGTTGGTGTTGCACTTTGCCGAACCAAAGATGGCTAATGGACTCACGTTGGCGTACTATGTCGAACTGCGGTCAACGAACGATACGATCGGCATTAATCGCACGGAATGCATTACACGATCGGAGCATGCACTCCAGAAGGGTCGCTATACGTTCACCAATGTACCACCGGGAGAGTATCTGGTACGGGCACAAGCCGTCTCACTGGCCGGTGCAggaccaccgaccgagtggctgtttgtgttggtgcTCCCGTCTAGCGGGGACGAGGATTCTGGTGGCCATATTCCTCCCAGCGACACCAAGGTTCACAGTTTGAGGGATGGACTGATTGCCTTCggtgtgttgctggtgctggctctCATAACGGCCGCTGGATACTGCTGGTGGTCAAGGAAGATGGGGGTCTGCCGGTTCGGTGGTTCCGATGATAAGGTTCCACTTGCCGAGAACGATGCCAACGAGCAGAATGCGCCGGCTGATGATGGGTTTGTTAACTGTTcgttgaaataa